One Dioscorea cayenensis subsp. rotundata cultivar TDr96_F1 chromosome 15, TDr96_F1_v2_PseudoChromosome.rev07_lg8_w22 25.fasta, whole genome shotgun sequence genomic region harbors:
- the LOC120277120 gene encoding uncharacterized protein LOC120277120 isoform X1: protein MGKRKNADSGVHPSEENQKHDKKRNRSSPSESDVGKKGEIMIGTSLKATNAENREHAMSSMHDSDPIREDEFATSSGTTGVVVPERTNKVCATLDGNLSVKGEIISKMGNNNREKGFMKKYSKRKGNNSCEQPPSKSLSALRNLEIDSKSDSLNETHNSSKLMISVKQEDFIPNAADDNPEEMAGKIDSSLLENKSSLSVKTKYYRRKHKAKAISESHSSDSCPSLADSMVLDTSGNNNSDASVSDSMKSPGEMAGGQSNNLQSCSKKSCMVSDINSTSYEAKNFKPWPRKKIIWREKTYSNSGSCREIPSGPSDRALQCSAANRMSASKVADPDLENQSNNEASARRGQIILFEEEHISKSAGFGIAEKVEKPPEVDMKPNDAKKTKSRRRNRHRGRGKGKVSNLNAVVSPALSSNDVISAGNSTLLGTTDLDSSGGNNITESTMDNLVSIVEECRNTIREGGLVVSDSSEVLPKLSMQINAADLSLETKPKKEANDHDSSEIDLSCHPGISSSRLETLEMDEMLERDEVDSSSGNSLKSHVLSEGSCLIGGPNDTSQVRSSIHLKEDSSSCLDALNSKEAKKRENGKCSDCTIEQIPGDKPGQQLDCVGFSQADGSIMATTSKVRNRKKEMKHAVEDSGELTGACLEKGVEFFHVINNSPVIDAGSVKQSLEVIPADCKDKASLPPSPIRGVIDDFTSSDLTNKQNGSLDLLSGEEGSFSFQIVSNAIKEKSHERNLEESFESTNKIACQNAKPSTHENSPSISPSLCDSGVIVCLEEKVMSLPRDHFVEDVPSDVIENQDKNLEEKIFSPQRAVISSNRKKLLVLDLNGLLADITMDTYRMHRAHRRVGGKSLFKRPYCDDFLKFCFEKFNIGVWSSRKMYNVDIVVECLMRNTKDKLLFCWDQSKCTTTGLGTIGNVHKPLVLKELRKLWDKEEPELPWELGEYTPSNTLLIDDSPYKALLNPPYTGIFPPPYNSRDVKDNSLGPGGDLRLYLEGLAVIDDVQQYVCKHPFGQAAITDKHPDWSFYMQIIEKRPEPSGLGCDDQ from the exons ATGGGGAAGCGGAAGAATGCTGATTCGG GGGTCCATCCTAGTGAAGAAAACCAGAAGCATGACAAGAAGAGGAATAGATCATCACCATCGGAAAGTGATGTGGGCAAAAAGGGGGAAATTATGATCGGTACTTCATTGAAGGCAACAAATGCAGAGAATAGAGAGCATGCCATGTCTTCAATGCATGATTCAGACCCCATCAGGGAGGATGAATTTGCTACTTCATCAGGAACTACGGGGGTTGTTGTGCCAGAAAGAACTAATAAAGTTTGTGCAACCCTCGATGGAAATTTGTCTGTGAAAGGTGAAATCATCTCAAAAATGGGCAACAATAACAGAGAAAAGGGTTTTATGAAGAAATATTCAAAGAGGAAGGGGAATAATTCATGTGAGCAGCCACCCAGTAAAAGTTTATCAGCACTCAGAAATTTGGAAATAGATTCAAAAAGTGACAGTCTTAATGAAACACACAACAGTAGCAAGCTGATGATTTCTGTCAAGCAGGAAGACTTCATCCCAAATGCTGCAGATGATAACCCTGAAGAAATGGCTGGTAAAATAGATTCATCTTTGCTAGAGAATAAAAGCAGTTTATCAGTAAAGACCAAATATTACCGGAGAAAGCATAAAGCTAAGGCTATATCTGAAAGTCACTCTTCTGACAGTTGCCCATCTTTGGCTGATTCTATGGTCTTGGACACATCAGGGAACAATAATTCTGATGCGTCTGTTAGTGACAGTATGAAATCACCTGGTGAAATGGCAGGAGGTCAATCAAATAATCTGCAGTCATGTTCAAAAAAGAGCTGCATGGTATCTGacataaattcaacatcatATGAAGCAAAAAATTTTAAGCCATGGCCTAGAAAAAAGATAATTTGGCGGGAGAAAACTTATTCTAACTCTGGCTCTTGTCGAGAGATTCCTTCGGGCCCCTCAGATCGTGCTTTGCAATGTTCCGCTGCTAATAGGATGTCTGCATCAAAAGTTGCAGACCCTGATTTAGAGAATCAGAGTAATAATGAAGCTTCAGCAAGGAGGGGCCAGATTATTCTTTTTGAGGAAGAACACATTTCCAAGAGCGCAGGCTTTGGCATTGCTGAAAAAGTAGAGAAACCCCCTGAGGTTGATATGAAACCCAATGatgctaagaaaacaaaatcaagaaggCGAAATAGGCACAGAGGCCGTGGAAAAGGTAAGGTCTCTAATCTTAATGCTGTGGTATCTCCTGCATTGTCCAGTAATGATGTTATCTCTGCCGGCAATTCAACTTTACTTGGGACCACTGATTTGGATTCTTCTGGAGGGAACAATATTACCGAATCAACTATGGATAATCTAGTATCAATAGTTGAGGAGTGCAGAAATACCATAAGAGAGGGTGGGCTTGTAGTTTCAGATTCGAGTGAAGTGCTTCCCAAGCTCTCTATGCAAATCAATGCAGCAGATTTAAGTCttgaaacaaaaccaaaaaaagaggCAAATGATCATGACTCATCAGAAATTGATTTGAGTTGTCATCCTGGCATCAGTTCATCTCGATTGGAAACTTTGGAGATGGATGAAATGTTGGAAAGGGATGAAGTTGATTCTTCATCTGGGAACAGTTTGAAGAGTCATGTTCTCTCAGAAGGCTCTTGTTTGATTGGTGGTCCTAATGATACTTCTCAAGTCAGAAGCAGCATCCATCTTAAGGAGGATTCAAGCTCATGTCTTGATGCCCTTAATAGCAAGGAGGCCAAGAAGAGGGAGAATGGTAAATGCTCAGATTGTACGATAGAACAGATCCCTGGGGATAAGCCGGGGCAGCAGTTGGATTGTGTAGGATTTTCTCAGGCTGATGGTTCTATCATGGCAACTACATCTAAAGTAAGGAACaggaagaaagaaatgaaacatGCTGTAGAAGACTCAGGAGAACTTACTGGTGCTTGTCTGGAAAAGGGTGTGGAGTTCTTTCATGTGATCAATAATTCTCCAGTTATAGATGCTGGTTCTGTAAAACAAAGTCTGGAAGTGATTCCAGCTGATTGCAAGGATAAAGCTAGTTTGCCTCCTTCGCCAATTAGAGGTGTTATAGATGATTTCACATCTTCCGATTTAACAAACAAACAGAATGGTTCATTGGATTTGCTTAGTGGGGAAGAAGGcagcttttcttttcaaatagtAAGCAATGCTATTAAAGAAAAGTCGCATGAAAGAAATCTTGAGGAGTCCTTTGAGTCGACGAATAAGATTGCCTGTCAGAATGCGAAACCTAGTACTCATGAAAACAGTCCTTCAATATCTCCATCTCTGTGCGATAGTGGAGTAATTGTTTGCCTGGAGGAAAAAGTTATGTCTTTACCAAGGGACCATTTTGTGGAGGATGTTCCCTCAGATGTTATCGAGAATCAAGATAAGAACCTGGAGGAGAAGATCTTTTCACCACAAAGAGCTGTAATAAGTTCTAACAGAAAAAAATTGCTTGTCCTTGATTTAAATGGCTTGCTTGCTGATATTACTATGGATACTTATAGAATGCATAGGGCACACAGAAGGGTCGGGGGAAAGTCAC TTTTCAAAAGGCCTTACTGTGATGATTTTCTGAAGTTTTGTTTTGAGAAGTTCAATATTGGTGTTTGGTCCTCTAGAAAAAT GTACAATGTGGATATTGTGGTTGAGTGTCTCATGAGAAACACAAAAGATAAGCTCTTGTTCTGTTGG GACCAATCTAAATGCACCACTACGGGTCTTGGTACCATTGGAAATGTCCATAAACCTTTGGTCTTAAAGGAGTTGAGGAAGCTATGGGACAAAGAGGAACCTGAACTTCCATGGGAGTTAGGAGAGTATACACCATCCAATACATTATTGATTGATGACTCTCCATATAAGGCTCTATTGAATCCG CCATATACTGGCATCTTCCCTCCTCCATACAATTCAAGGGATGTAAAAGATAACTCATTAG GGCCAGGAGGGGATCTTCGTCTTTATTTGGAAGGGCTTGCAGTGATTGATGATGTTCAGCAGTATGTATGCAAACACCCATTTGGCCAGGCTGCCATAACTGATAAACATCCGGACTGGAGTTTTTACATGCAGATCATCGAAAAAAGACCAGAACCTTCTGGTTTGGGTTGTGATGATCAGTAA
- the LOC120277120 gene encoding uncharacterized protein LOC120277120 isoform X2 — MIGTSLKATNAENREHAMSSMHDSDPIREDEFATSSGTTGVVVPERTNKVCATLDGNLSVKGEIISKMGNNNREKGFMKKYSKRKGNNSCEQPPSKSLSALRNLEIDSKSDSLNETHNSSKLMISVKQEDFIPNAADDNPEEMAGKIDSSLLENKSSLSVKTKYYRRKHKAKAISESHSSDSCPSLADSMVLDTSGNNNSDASVSDSMKSPGEMAGGQSNNLQSCSKKSCMVSDINSTSYEAKNFKPWPRKKIIWREKTYSNSGSCREIPSGPSDRALQCSAANRMSASKVADPDLENQSNNEASARRGQIILFEEEHISKSAGFGIAEKVEKPPEVDMKPNDAKKTKSRRRNRHRGRGKGKVSNLNAVVSPALSSNDVISAGNSTLLGTTDLDSSGGNNITESTMDNLVSIVEECRNTIREGGLVVSDSSEVLPKLSMQINAADLSLETKPKKEANDHDSSEIDLSCHPGISSSRLETLEMDEMLERDEVDSSSGNSLKSHVLSEGSCLIGGPNDTSQVRSSIHLKEDSSSCLDALNSKEAKKRENGKCSDCTIEQIPGDKPGQQLDCVGFSQADGSIMATTSKVRNRKKEMKHAVEDSGELTGACLEKGVEFFHVINNSPVIDAGSVKQSLEVIPADCKDKASLPPSPIRGVIDDFTSSDLTNKQNGSLDLLSGEEGSFSFQIVSNAIKEKSHERNLEESFESTNKIACQNAKPSTHENSPSISPSLCDSGVIVCLEEKVMSLPRDHFVEDVPSDVIENQDKNLEEKIFSPQRAVISSNRKKLLVLDLNGLLADITMDTYRMHRAHRRVGGKSLFKRPYCDDFLKFCFEKFNIGVWSSRKMYNVDIVVECLMRNTKDKLLFCWDQSKCTTTGLGTIGNVHKPLVLKELRKLWDKEEPELPWELGEYTPSNTLLIDDSPYKALLNPPYTGIFPPPYNSRDVKDNSLGPGGDLRLYLEGLAVIDDVQQYVCKHPFGQAAITDKHPDWSFYMQIIEKRPEPSGLGCDDQ, encoded by the exons ATGATCGGTACTTCATTGAAGGCAACAAATGCAGAGAATAGAGAGCATGCCATGTCTTCAATGCATGATTCAGACCCCATCAGGGAGGATGAATTTGCTACTTCATCAGGAACTACGGGGGTTGTTGTGCCAGAAAGAACTAATAAAGTTTGTGCAACCCTCGATGGAAATTTGTCTGTGAAAGGTGAAATCATCTCAAAAATGGGCAACAATAACAGAGAAAAGGGTTTTATGAAGAAATATTCAAAGAGGAAGGGGAATAATTCATGTGAGCAGCCACCCAGTAAAAGTTTATCAGCACTCAGAAATTTGGAAATAGATTCAAAAAGTGACAGTCTTAATGAAACACACAACAGTAGCAAGCTGATGATTTCTGTCAAGCAGGAAGACTTCATCCCAAATGCTGCAGATGATAACCCTGAAGAAATGGCTGGTAAAATAGATTCATCTTTGCTAGAGAATAAAAGCAGTTTATCAGTAAAGACCAAATATTACCGGAGAAAGCATAAAGCTAAGGCTATATCTGAAAGTCACTCTTCTGACAGTTGCCCATCTTTGGCTGATTCTATGGTCTTGGACACATCAGGGAACAATAATTCTGATGCGTCTGTTAGTGACAGTATGAAATCACCTGGTGAAATGGCAGGAGGTCAATCAAATAATCTGCAGTCATGTTCAAAAAAGAGCTGCATGGTATCTGacataaattcaacatcatATGAAGCAAAAAATTTTAAGCCATGGCCTAGAAAAAAGATAATTTGGCGGGAGAAAACTTATTCTAACTCTGGCTCTTGTCGAGAGATTCCTTCGGGCCCCTCAGATCGTGCTTTGCAATGTTCCGCTGCTAATAGGATGTCTGCATCAAAAGTTGCAGACCCTGATTTAGAGAATCAGAGTAATAATGAAGCTTCAGCAAGGAGGGGCCAGATTATTCTTTTTGAGGAAGAACACATTTCCAAGAGCGCAGGCTTTGGCATTGCTGAAAAAGTAGAGAAACCCCCTGAGGTTGATATGAAACCCAATGatgctaagaaaacaaaatcaagaaggCGAAATAGGCACAGAGGCCGTGGAAAAGGTAAGGTCTCTAATCTTAATGCTGTGGTATCTCCTGCATTGTCCAGTAATGATGTTATCTCTGCCGGCAATTCAACTTTACTTGGGACCACTGATTTGGATTCTTCTGGAGGGAACAATATTACCGAATCAACTATGGATAATCTAGTATCAATAGTTGAGGAGTGCAGAAATACCATAAGAGAGGGTGGGCTTGTAGTTTCAGATTCGAGTGAAGTGCTTCCCAAGCTCTCTATGCAAATCAATGCAGCAGATTTAAGTCttgaaacaaaaccaaaaaaagaggCAAATGATCATGACTCATCAGAAATTGATTTGAGTTGTCATCCTGGCATCAGTTCATCTCGATTGGAAACTTTGGAGATGGATGAAATGTTGGAAAGGGATGAAGTTGATTCTTCATCTGGGAACAGTTTGAAGAGTCATGTTCTCTCAGAAGGCTCTTGTTTGATTGGTGGTCCTAATGATACTTCTCAAGTCAGAAGCAGCATCCATCTTAAGGAGGATTCAAGCTCATGTCTTGATGCCCTTAATAGCAAGGAGGCCAAGAAGAGGGAGAATGGTAAATGCTCAGATTGTACGATAGAACAGATCCCTGGGGATAAGCCGGGGCAGCAGTTGGATTGTGTAGGATTTTCTCAGGCTGATGGTTCTATCATGGCAACTACATCTAAAGTAAGGAACaggaagaaagaaatgaaacatGCTGTAGAAGACTCAGGAGAACTTACTGGTGCTTGTCTGGAAAAGGGTGTGGAGTTCTTTCATGTGATCAATAATTCTCCAGTTATAGATGCTGGTTCTGTAAAACAAAGTCTGGAAGTGATTCCAGCTGATTGCAAGGATAAAGCTAGTTTGCCTCCTTCGCCAATTAGAGGTGTTATAGATGATTTCACATCTTCCGATTTAACAAACAAACAGAATGGTTCATTGGATTTGCTTAGTGGGGAAGAAGGcagcttttcttttcaaatagtAAGCAATGCTATTAAAGAAAAGTCGCATGAAAGAAATCTTGAGGAGTCCTTTGAGTCGACGAATAAGATTGCCTGTCAGAATGCGAAACCTAGTACTCATGAAAACAGTCCTTCAATATCTCCATCTCTGTGCGATAGTGGAGTAATTGTTTGCCTGGAGGAAAAAGTTATGTCTTTACCAAGGGACCATTTTGTGGAGGATGTTCCCTCAGATGTTATCGAGAATCAAGATAAGAACCTGGAGGAGAAGATCTTTTCACCACAAAGAGCTGTAATAAGTTCTAACAGAAAAAAATTGCTTGTCCTTGATTTAAATGGCTTGCTTGCTGATATTACTATGGATACTTATAGAATGCATAGGGCACACAGAAGGGTCGGGGGAAAGTCAC TTTTCAAAAGGCCTTACTGTGATGATTTTCTGAAGTTTTGTTTTGAGAAGTTCAATATTGGTGTTTGGTCCTCTAGAAAAAT GTACAATGTGGATATTGTGGTTGAGTGTCTCATGAGAAACACAAAAGATAAGCTCTTGTTCTGTTGG GACCAATCTAAATGCACCACTACGGGTCTTGGTACCATTGGAAATGTCCATAAACCTTTGGTCTTAAAGGAGTTGAGGAAGCTATGGGACAAAGAGGAACCTGAACTTCCATGGGAGTTAGGAGAGTATACACCATCCAATACATTATTGATTGATGACTCTCCATATAAGGCTCTATTGAATCCG CCATATACTGGCATCTTCCCTCCTCCATACAATTCAAGGGATGTAAAAGATAACTCATTAG GGCCAGGAGGGGATCTTCGTCTTTATTTGGAAGGGCTTGCAGTGATTGATGATGTTCAGCAGTATGTATGCAAACACCCATTTGGCCAGGCTGCCATAACTGATAAACATCCGGACTGGAGTTTTTACATGCAGATCATCGAAAAAAGACCAGAACCTTCTGGTTTGGGTTGTGATGATCAGTAA